Proteins encoded by one window of Cinclus cinclus chromosome 14, bCinCin1.1, whole genome shotgun sequence:
- the ECSCR gene encoding endothelial cell-specific chemotaxis regulator, with amino-acid sequence MLESSLRSQNTLPCHSVSTGLQSWVLKENIIDAESSTAPTISSTPAGTGQSQPAASSPEAKNHSSEPSVKSTPPTNLSLPSVGQITTAKTSPTTTTTLTTTTERDDKSSGNRSTAAPPPTPQGQDPTRNESTTTAATQGTSEPITPTPSSSSHLPEPTPTDEKSPLTVAAFGVISFVVILIVVVIILVSVVSLRFKCNHPKDSEDKQKPGSSMVSESCSADTSQKGNSITLISMKNINTNNSMSYPPSEKVSLFSLAF; translated from the exons ATGCTTGAAAGTTCCCTTCGAAGCCAAAATACTCTTCCCTGTCACTCGGTGAGCACAGGACTCCAGAGCTGGGTCTTAAAGGAAAACATCATAGATGCTGAGA GTTCTACAGCTCCCACAATATCCTCCACCCCTGCTGGAACAG GTCAATCCCAACCTGCAGCATCCAGCCCTGAAGCAAAGAACCACAGCTCAG AGCCATCAGTAAAATCAACACCACCGACCAACCTCAGCCTCCCCTCTGTGGGTCAAATTACAACAGCCAAAACCTCCCCCACCACTACAACAACCCTGACAACAACCACTGAGAGAG ATGATAAGTCCAGTGGAAAcagaagcacagcagctcctcctccaACACCCCAAG GTCAGGATCCCACGAGGAATGAGAGCACCACAACAGCAGCAACTCAAG GCACCTCAGAACCCATCACCCCAacacccagctcctccagccacTTGCCTGAGCCCACCCCGACAGATGAGAAATCACCACTGACTGTGGCAGCTTTTG GTGTCATCAGCTTTGTTGTTATCCTGATTGTGGTGGTCATCATCCTGGTCAGCGTGGTCAGCCTGAGGTTCAAGTGCAACCACCCCAAGGACTCAGAAG ACAAACAGAAACCAGGAAGCTCCATGGTATCAGAGAG ctgctctgcagacacGAGCCAGAAGGGGAACAGCATCACTCTGATCTCCATGAAGAACATCAACACCAACAACAGCATGAGCTACCCCCCATCAGAAAAGGTTTCCCTTTTCAGCCTTGCTTTTTAG
- the SMIM33 gene encoding small integral membrane protein 33 translates to MNASVAGSQLRHPEPQDVAAFTPVSVVRSVSKRSDALPVISVIVVVFVLLAVLIILAVHYGPQLRTVQITLYHEPMAQHMDSVLLTHWRQLDSRGKLPGWDLPSAGVTCHCSCSHHLPHGSAEPNVIEITYL, encoded by the coding sequence ATGAACGCCTCGGTGGCCGGCAGCCAGCTGCGACACCCCGAGCCCCAGGACGTGGCCGCCTTCACTCCCGTGTCCGTCGTCAGGAGCGTGAGCAAGAGGTCGGACGCGCTGCCCGTGATCTCGGTGATCGTGGTGGTGTTCGTGCTGCTGGCCGTGCTCATCATCCTGGCCGTGCACTACGGGCCCCAGCTGCGCACGGTGCAGATCACGCTGTACCACGAGCCCATGGCCCAGCACATGGACAGCGTGCTCCTCACGCACTGGAGGCAGCTGGATTCCCGTGGGAAGCTGCCGGGTTGGGATCTGCCCTCGGCTGGAGTCACctgccactgctcctgcagTCATCACCTTCCCCATGGCAGCGCTGAGCCCAATGTCATCGAGATCACCTACCTGTGA